In a genomic window of Tachysurus vachellii isolate PV-2020 chromosome 13, HZAU_Pvac_v1, whole genome shotgun sequence:
- the gm2a gene encoding ganglioside GM2 activator, which translates to MISVPLFIVLWTGGFFFKEGTCAVEISRPLRLAKIEGFSWENCGKTDDPAVMNSLELFPDPIKIPGDLTSSASGTTSVALVSPLSLNVTLEKEVAGFWVKVPCVDELGSCHYQDICDVLDQLIPPGQDCPEPLRTYGLPCHCPFKAGDYLLPQSTFSLPRVDLPFWMTNGQYRVQGVIGSSGKELGCLKVTLTLHSG; encoded by the exons ATGATCTCAGTTCctctgtttattgttttatggaccggtgggtttttttttaaggaaggaACATGTGCTGTGGAGATCAGCAGACCTCTGAGATTAGCCAAG ATTGAAGGCTTTTCCTGGGAGAACTGCGGAAAGACTGATGATCCAGCTGTTATGAATAGTCTTGAGTTGTTTCCAGATCCCATTAAAATTCCAGGAGATTTGACATCAAGTGCATCTGGGACAACTTCTGTGGCTCTGGTGTCTCCTCTCTCT CTAAATGTCACTCTGGAGAAAGAGGTGGCTGGTTTCTGGGTCAAAGTCCCGTGTGTGGACGAGCTAGGGAGCTGCCACTATCAGGATATCTGTGATGTACTGGACCAGCTCATTCCTCCAGGTCAGGACTGCCCTGAGCCTCTGCGCACATACGGCCTTCCCTGCCACTGCCCCTTCAAAGCA ggTGACTACCTTCTACCTCAGTCTACTTTCTCCCTGCCAAGAGTGGACCTGCCATTCTGGATGACCAATGGCCAGTACCGTGTCCAGGGGGTGATTGGAAGTTCAGGGAAAGAGCTCGGATGCCTTAAAGTTACTCTCACTCTACACTCAGGTTAA